A segment of the Streptomyces sp. P9-A2 genome:
CCGATCCCCTCGCTGAGGAACGTGTAGAGCTCCTCGGTGCTGCGGCACAGAGCCGAGATGACGAGGTTCGTCCGCCCCGTGACGGCGGCGGCGAACCGCACCGCCGAATGGCCGGCCACCCCCGCGCCCGCTTCGGCGAGGGCGTGTGGGGCGACCGTCAGCCAGATCAGCGCCTCGACGCCCTGCCCGAGGGGCTCGTGGTCGTACTCGACGGCGAGGTGGAGCACCCCCGTGCCCCGCAGCCGTCCCAGACGCTTCTTCACCGCCGTCTCGGACAGCCCCGTCACCGACTGCAGCTCGGTCAGCGGGGCGCGGCCGTCGCGGTGCAGCGTCTTCAGCATGACCTGATCGGTGGTGTCGAGAACGACCGGCGACACCGAGGGACCCGGGGCGGGCGTCCGCAGGGCCGCCTCCTCCTCCGGACCGAGCGCGCTGATCTTGCGCAGCCAGCGCAGGGAGTTGCCGTAGTAGGACCGCAGGATGCAGTGCGCGCCGACCGAGGTGACATGCGGGATGCGCTGGAGCCGCTCGAGAAGGAGATCGTCCCGTTCCTGGCTGCTGCGCGGGCTGATGGCACAGACGACCTCGGTGCCACCGGCGGCCAGGTCGACGTAGTGGGTGTCGGGCCGTCCGGCGATGGTGCCGGCCAGCTGCGACGCGGTGTTCCGGCTGCAGCCGATCCGGACGATCCAGCCGTCCCTGCCCAGGCGGCTGTCGTCGGTCATGCCGGTGACCCGCAGGTTCATGGTGGTGCGCAGCCGTCTGAAGCGGCGCGCGACGGTCTGGTCGGACACCCCGAGCACCTGGGCGATACGGCTGAAGGAGGCCCGTCCGTCGAGT
Coding sequences within it:
- a CDS encoding Lrp/AsnC family transcriptional regulator, whose product is MTPSSLDSLDLKLLQALELDGRASFSRIAQVLGVSDQTVARRFRRLRTTMNLRVTGMTDDSRLGRDGWIVRIGCSRNTASQLAGTIAGRPDTHYVDLAAGGTEVVCAISPRSSQERDDLLLERLQRIPHVTSVGAHCILRSYYGNSLRWLRKISALGPEEEAALRTPAPGPSVSPVVLDTTDQVMLKTLHRDGRAPLTELQSVTGLSETAVKKRLGRLRGTGVLHLAVEYDHEPLGQGVEALIWLTVAPHALAEAGAGVAGHSAVRFAAAVTGRTNLVISALCRSTEELYTFLSEGIGALPGVHTAETVLTLRRVKTLTAEHR